Below is a window of 'Nostoc azollae' 0708 DNA.
TCGATGTATTTTAGCTTGTTCAGGGGTACAATGTTTTTCTGCTAAGGCTTCTGCTACATTACATTACTTAATGCTAGTTTCAGTAATTCTGGTTCTGGATCTTGTTCTTCAAATACAGCATCAATATAACCTGCTGCATGATTTTTATCTTTGAGATGTGAGATTCAAAAGTCTTGATAGGGTAAACTTTTGAGCATGGTTTAAGTCCTTGAAATTGCTATGAGTGTAATCACTATCAATATTCCAGACGAACAATTACAACAACTGCAAGCAATGGCACAAACAAACGGTATTTCTACTGAAGAACTATTACGTACTACTATAGAAGACTGGCTCAATTATCCAAAAAGTGATTTTGAGCAAGCAGCAAAATATGTACTGAAGAAAAACAGGACTTACGCAACTGGCACAAATAGGGGGCGGGATGTAGCCCTGGCACGCAACAATTGAACTCAAACCAAGCACATAGGAAGACTTGGGCGTTTTAGTTGCTGAATTAAATAATTAGAAAGCAATCGATGCTTGTTTTAATAAACAGTTTGACCAGTTTGATAGGTTAAATTCTTTAATCTAATCCAACCCAACATTGCACAAGCAATATGATTTATTTGAAGCCTAGCTTTACGACATTGACAAGATTCAATGCCACTTATTTGTTTAATCTCTCGGTGAAACTCCTCCATTTTCCAACGAATTTTACACGCCTCTTCTACAACATTCGTAGAACTTTGAGATAAATCGTTAGTAGCGAGATAATCCGTTCTGTTGGTAGAAACAGCCACCCGGAATAGTTTCACTTTTTTCTGAGCGGGAAACCCTTTAATTTTTATAATTTTACCACATTCTAACTCTTCAGTACTCCATTCTCATAATTCAATAGGTTTATCTTTTTCCTTGGCAAATGTATCATCAACTAACCGATTCTTGTTTAAAAGGTAATAATAAATTTTGTCTAAACTATTAATATACAGCATGGAACTATTCACTGCATACCATGTGTCCATCAAAACCGTATTAAATGGAAAAAGCTGATGATACACCAGGTTTTGCAGCATATCTTTCACATGGTCTATCTTGGTTTTACCATCCACATCAGCATTAAAAATACTGTAATCTATTACCCCAAATCTTTGAACTTTAGGATTCACATAGACACAACTGACTACACCAATTCCTTTAAGTATGCCATGTTTATTACTACTATATTGTCTCCTCACCATCTCTATTTCTTCAGAATATCTTTCGTGTAAAACACTATCATCAAATATGATGTACCCATTACCATCAGGTTCTACTACCTCTTTCACCTTATCCCATAGTAAAAGAGATGTTAACTTTTCGGTTTTTAAATACTAGTTAATTCCATCATGGCTAATACTTTCTAAATGCTCTGCTAAATTAGTAATTGTATAATTAATTTGACTAGTTCATAAGTATTGGCAGTAATCAAGTTTAGTAAATCTCATTACCTTCAGCAACATTTATCTAATACAATCTCCTACCTATTTTCTCATGAATATTTCAATAATGTTTCCTGTTGCAGCTACTTCTTATGGGTTAACAAAGCTTTCGGTATCCGATTTTTTAATACCGATGTACTATATTCCACCCATCGCCTGTACCAGTTGCCTAAG
It encodes the following:
- a CDS encoding ribbon-helix-helix protein, CopG family; translated protein: MSVITINIPDEQLQQLQAMAQTNGISTEELLRTTIEDWLNYPKSDFEQAAKYVLKKNRTYATGTNRGRDVALARNN